The genomic interval CTCAGGGATCATACCATTACGGAAGAGTACCGATAACAAAGACAATTGTATTGGAAAACTCAGCTCCTTTGGTTAATGGAAAGCAAAGATTTGCAGTCAATAGGGTGTCTTATGTCAACCCTGACACCCCTCTAAAGCTTGCTGATCACTTCAACATTCCAGGAGTCTTTAGTGTTGATTCGATCCAAATACTCCCCTCCGAGGGTCCTGCAACAGTAGCTTCATCTGTGGTGCCGCTTTCGCTACATGATTTCATTGAAGTTGTTTTCCAGAACAATGAGAACATTATGCAGTCTTGGCATCTTGATGGTTATGATTTCTGGGTTGTTGGGTAAGTAAGGAAGCAATCAATCAATCAATCAAATGCAAATCCCATTTGTGTTTTAGCTTCAATTCTTATAAGAATAGTTGGTATTGATCATAATTCTTTCTCTTTGACAACAAACAGTTATGGCTCTGGACAATGGACTGAAGCAAAGAGAAACACCTACAACCTTGTGGATGCTCTTACAAGACATACTGCTCAAGTAACTTACATCAACTCTCATACTTCTCTTTTATAAAATACCATTTCTCTTTTTAATCGAGATTTTTCTAATTGTGATATGTTTTGGTTTTGTGAAGGTGTATCCAAAGTCATGGACTTCAATATTAGTGTCACTAGACAACCAAGGCATGTGGAATCTGAGGTCTGCAATTTGGGAAAGACAGTATTTGGGACAACAACTATATATGAGGGTTTGGAACTCAGTTCATAGTCTTGCCAATGAATATGATATTCCTTCTAATGTTCTTCTATGTGGCAAAGCTGTTGGGAGACacccttaattttttttttgttactgtttgtttgtttttaaagtctgtttttttttttttacttaaaagtCATAAGAGTTTGACTGTAAAGAATGAAAACAAAATATGAGAAGAAAAGTGAAAGAGTTAATATTCAATATTAGAAGATTGGTTTCTTTATTTGTATACCTATTTTGCGTAGATAatgaaattaatatattattaaaaattattattttttgttttgtttatcaGAATCAAGTTGGAACATGTCCGTTTCAAGCTAATtggatatttaataatttttttttataaatatattaaaaatataaaatatagtattttgaaaatataattagattttttttcttaatatactAATATAGTAACTTAAAAAGcaaagggaaatttcattttttgcccttaataatatatcttatatcaaattttataccCCTTACTAATTTATACAAAACAATtccactattttcaaattctacccaaaataccccttccATTTAATtttcccactctctctttcccactctctctttccctctctctctgtctttcCCACTCTCTCTCCGACTTTTCCTCTTCGTCCCTGCCCAAAAACAAAACAACCGAACAACGAAATCGAACCCGACGACGACGACCACGCATACGCCGAACCCAACAACCCTCTTCTTCCCACTCGatttttccctctctctctctatctatctcGGTCTTGAATTCGACCCGTGCTCGTGGAAACCACCACGAACAGTCGCCAACACAGGCCGTCGCCAGTACCCGTGCTCGTCCAAACCCAACACAGGCCATCGCCACCACAACCACGGACCGTCGCCACCACCACAAAGCTCAGTCAAAggtaagtttttctttttcaaaaaaaaattaattttttaatagatttGGATGTGAAATATTGCATGCTGTTGAAATTAGTggaatttttgtatattttgtgcTCTTTCTTGTGGTAGGTTGTATATGTTGGATATGTTTCAATGGTGTTTGTGTGTTTTTACATCGTTATCGATGAaatgtcgataggatatcgaTAGGATATCGATATATATAGGTTTCTGTTTATAGGTTATCGATATAATGTCGACAAGATTGGAAGTGTTTGAGTCTGTGTTGTTagtgtatgtcgataggatatcattggtatgtcgataggatgtcgaccttatttggaataaaagtgGATGTCTATAATATCGATAGGATATCTACCTTATGTCGATATCTTGTCGACTATTGTTATGTAGTTGATATATGTTagtgtatgtcgataggatatcaTTGGTATGTCGACCGAATGTCGaccttatttggaataaaagtgGAGGTCTATAATATCGATAGGATATCTACCTTATGTCGATATCTTGTCGACTATTGTTATGTAGTTGACATATGTTTGATaatgtcgacaacatgtcgacagGATGTCGACAGATTGTCGATATGTTGTCCACAATGTTATTTTATACTGTTTCTGTGATaatgtcgacaacatgtcgacagtatgtcgactGTTTGTCGACCAAATTTTTGTGTGCTTACTGTTAGATAATGTCGACTGaatatcgacatgatgtcgatgttatgtcgaccatttttttaatttttctggcagttatattgatttgttttttgttttttcagatggctcccagactcattattccagcacccgagcatttcactggccgcgtcacatataggggcactagaatttttgcaaaaattaaagctcggtttgaggagttcaaccttaacaacacggcgaaggaaagccgtttcgggagcttctggaatgccgtaccactgacattctcctcggtgttatttcaccagctgatgctccacaaaatgaaagtggatgctcaggaggagttgaggatgAGGTTTTATGTTGGTCGGAAGGAGGTCCGATTCGGGGTGGTggagtttgcactcattacgggtttggacttctcctcggggccaacagaagaggagaaggctgcgcaggtcgcgcgctcggggtcagaccgattgatcaacaaatatttcaaccgGTCTGATAGTGTGAAGACAGAAGCACTCCAACTTCGCTCACAACCGCCGTAAcccggaagacttgtacaagctcggcttgtgcttgtttgtggagtcagtGCTTCTGGGCCGCGAGGCCAACGCGCTGATCACGCCTCACATACTTAGATATGTGGAAgacctcgagttcttcttccggattccttgggggaagcactcattcgccagactcatgcactcgcttcagaaagacatgttgaaacagaaggccaactacgagaagaagctgAGTTCGGATGTTCAGCACGAGTGCAAATACACAGCATATGGCTTCGCACATGCAGTCCAATATTGGGCGTACGAGGCCATTTTGGAGGTTGGCAAGAGGTATGGCACGAACCACGGGATTCGGTTCCCCAGGATGCTTAGCTGGACGAGCAAAGGcgatattgggaagaaagacgtcagcgcattattttctagacgggtatgattttcacttatgttctgaataattatttaacataaatgcttgtaataaatgctaaatggttttattttgatatttgttaaaccataaacagaatctggaagtggtgaaggggctccttccacggacagaggaggaggcatttgtgaggacaatttcttacgatggtgtggagAACCTGGTTGATGATGTTGTGGATGACACAGAGGCTGAGGCAGGTAGTCAGGTACCGTAGACTCGTGTCCCGTACACTCGGAAAGAGACACTCAGGTACCAATTTCTGGAACTTTTTTTTctgtctttattttttattattttttttatatagtggaGGGTATATcgtatgcttaccgtatttttttgatatatattttttcagccATCGGGTTCGAACCTCAGCCCAGTGCACCATCTGCATCAGGCGTTCGGGGTGCCGAGTACACTGATTTAGTGGCTCGGTTGGATAGGATCGAGGGTGACACTCAGGGTCTGTATGCTGCTCATGTCGAGCTGAAGAAGGCATACGAGACCAGCCATGTAGAGCTGAAGGGTGGTCAGAACGTAATTATGGAGCAGCTCAGACAcatattggccatgttgaatcgtccgccaaCGATGCCTTCAAGACCGGAGGCCCCAGCAGATCCATCTACCCCACCACCACCGCTTCACCCCCAGAAGAGGATGAGGTCTTCCCCGACGATTACGATCCTTATGAGGGAGCTCCGCCGACTCCGATCGAGGCACAACCTCttatccatgtacatgacacCGAGTCGCAGGGTGAGATTCTGTCCATGCAGGCACAACCCGCAAGTGGTTAAGAGctcggaagaggaagagaaagcctcctgtatggttcggtgactatacggagatgaagaggagacataggccatcttcgacttttgatcccctggagccaccggatgagaaattgttaaccactttccgaaagtggtgtgttggactcattccgaaccaccgacttcgggatttgagaagtggtgattacggtccaggattcttttggataatgctcacaccaaaggaatggcttacagatgacgtaagtaaagtattttataatattacttcactttacaactttatgtgcaattaatatatttttttgtgtaaGTGACATTTCCGTTTATATGCAGCATATAGATGCAGCAATGCATATGCTGAGGAGGCGACGCACCGACTATCCACTGACATTTCCTCAGAAGGGTATCATTCTCTCCACATTCGTGACCGCCATGATCAGCAGTGCATGGACGAGCCACAAGGGTCCGAGGAAAAACTTTAAATGGGAGGAATATATCCTGGACTACTGCACAGGGTTtcataaggtattgttttagtaagattttaaatgttaattgtttgggaatattattatggtttgttaattgtttcgttgttctctgtaattacagtcccaagtctttgagagatggaggggtaacgagtttatttacttcgttctgCACCTTCCCACGGCAAGACACTGGGTCACAGTTGAAGTCGACATAGAgctgtggaaaattaatgtctacGACTGTGATTCCAGCGTCTGTCATTGGACCGCCATGGAACCCATCATGAAGGTTTGGGCGTAACCGTCGCCCTCGCTAATCCTTGCAACCGGGAATTTCCACATAACAACCAGATCATGGCAGTAGCTAACGGTGACATCACGGTGCTTCCAAAAATGCACGCGACTCGAGCCACTCACGACTTAGTTCCTAAGTCACAACTGTACATagcgataaaaaagtactatagtattaaaatatgttttacgttagatcgactttacattttattttgcatttagtggtgattgtggcgtgtattgcattgagtatgtggagcatctcatgatgcGGCGTGGATTGACCGATGTGACGCTGCACGGATAGCCATGTTTCGTCAACGGTGGTGTgtcgatttattttaccaaaatgtcggctgattatatgtgtaattattgggacattgtatattttgtgtaattaacattacagttatgtatatatagattttcttttcgttcaaattttgataattattcgtggtttcaaatataaaatatcaacattattcaacaaaaataactattaaacctaaaaataattaaaatatttgaaaaatattcaacctcaacaaaaataactatgacaaaatatgcatcattacaatatatcaaatttcccaacgaatacgtacaagacgcctcagatgcgggctttgcatgttgctctGTTGTGGCCTGAAGCACCACAATGGCCGGTTTCGTGGTACGTAACCTTTTTATCACCGGACGGAAACGGTTCTCCCGTCTTCTTCCGGCGTTGctttttcttggacgacctaTGTGCTTCTTTTCCACAgtaccccaactttcatattcttgatgtgttcggagaacccaatcatcctcgtcaccgccgagattgatggtatcatcgtaaaacttcctccacgtttcttttgaataataaggtgagcaaagcgtgtacacacttgtgttcgttttcaatgccgcggcacatgcatgaaggcaagggagtttcaataacgtgaacacgccgcaggtgcatgttttttcaactagattcacatcaccacctctttcaccgttaggtcccctaccaacgttatacaaattggctccatttcgttggacgcgcctgtaccttgcattttcatgaatttttgccaagtttttttcGAAGAGCGTGGCCAAAGGGGTGGCACATTTGTCAGCATTTTCGAGGCGATCAGCGAACCATGATTGGAGTGTGAACttgataaattcaaccaaagtagttattggatatttcctgaactcttctgtgacactgttgaagctttcagcagcgttgctcgtcatgatgttgtatctatcgcccaaacaataagggtgagcccacttctcaaaccctatactctccacatatgcaaagcaatggccggattcatctttctaagcttctcgaactctctatcgcattccgccttcgaccatgcgtaagcaacattatatatttggttgtgaaaagcatcagccttgaatttggcgttcacgttcataacaatgtggtgatagcatgcacaAGGACTGCTTCGGAAAAACGAGTTCAACAGcatgatcaatgctttgatgcctatctgacacaaacactaagttctcaaccacgtcaattgctaccctcaacttctgtaagaaatacgtccaggagtcgttattctcaccgtcaacgataccataagcaaccgcaacaattggttgttcgcatcgtatgccacaagcaactaacattataccgccgtacttcgtcttcaagaaggtgccatcgatactcaaaacagacgacaaaaagaaaagccccttctacatgcaccgagtgatataaaacaAGATTTGAACCGCTCATCCTCTAAGTACAAGTCGCAATGGTACTCGGATTCTTCTCGTTCCAAAGATGTACAAGTACCCAGggaagcttcatgtatgaaaactcgggcgtacccctagcatacgtaagtcccatctccccgcacctccacgccttcacataactcataccgataccgtagttgtcaaacatgtccctctcgtatgtctttagccttgtacttagttccgtcttgggtgtacttccccttaataaggtggccaactacccatggtgctgcttgacggtgatctgaacgtctcgcattcaagttacatgtgtgttcattgttaaatacagtgacctcaaagttgtcagaatgcatcttcttcctcccctcaatctccatttacaatctggagccttgcatgtaacgtacaacacatcgggggatgacttcttcaccatccactcgAAATTGTTATTAAGGGCAAACCTACCCACAACTTGTCTCGcttcttccttgttttcataaaaattaccaagctctatcaccccgcttccttactttgtaaacaagtagttagctcatgattttccatgatatcttcctttgtccacatgggagctttgaacttggtacaaacttcaaaaGAGGAGGACGTTGAGAACGTTGCATGACGAGCATGTTCTTCGCCCGCCCGGTCGACTACCGCTAGTTCCGTGTGTAGTGCGATTTTCACTACGAGGTTGTCGTTCTCGCCGTGTACCTTGGTTactcggtacacactctaacctcaacaaTGGTCCCGCTACGGGTTCATCGATCGCTAAATCATGCtcatcgtccatattcaaatctacaataggatcgTTATTGTAGAAGGGTGTATCGAACTCTTCAAACCGATGAAATCTCGTCgcttcttgttcttgccctacattggtcggaacatcaaaattggtcggaacctctaaattggccgaacctcctcattcacaccaatcccaacatctcgtttcgggaacgcaagaccctaccacactccgagggagaggattagtaggcggcgtaggctccgaattcccaacttttctcaccttggtcacgaataatggcataaactcgtatttgacattgttgccctcatctctaaaaacgttctcggttggcgttctctcttaataacctctcggcgcaaccatttttcccttcatgtacaaggaacaaatctccaactttaaatcatacgctacggatcaacttccaactcttcatataaaatttgtcgcAGCTTCTTGTAGGGTTGTCTCGGTTGTAAATCGTCAACGTCAAGCTGCTATTTGCTTTgtagatccaattataattctcacataaccaaacaccatcgtacgatacaacaaggaacactttgtctcctgcaattgcaaaccaaaaaaacaaggtgagtaaaggaaaaaacaccaaaaaaaaataaaaatcgacatcccatcgatatcaatgTCGAGAAGCACAACACCAGAAATTAGGGCACTGATTGtcgacattgtgtcgacatattatcgacatacaatcgacaacaacaacaaccatgcTCGTCATCGACATACtatcgacataccatcgacattCAATCGACAATTAAAAACGGTTGcacatttaatgttaataaattttacatacgttcccaacaacccttcccaactgaaacgttgcatgtcagacacgtgtcctatcgacaacatatcgacatGAAGTCGACATTTCGTCGACAAATGTGTTAGCAGTGACACTAAATTGGCATGTTGTCGATAAGATGtcgacatagtatcgacatTCTGTCGACAAATACGCCATTTCATGCGTTTTCCCTGTACAGTTACGCATTTAATGACCATTAAATTTTCATACATTCCCAACATTTttactgctctataaaagcaaagggaaatcttattcataagtgctcttgtATTCTACCTAtctcttactcttaaaaatttctcttattctCTTAAGTTTGAAATATGGCCCCAAGAAAGAACGGCAAATTCCCCATCCTAACTCCTGaggagctgaagcaggagcCTGATGTTGGCATAGTTACTCCTGCAATGCAGAAAGTTTTGGACGCCGCTCGAGCTTTCGAAAGAGAGCGAAATGGTAACGAGTTCAGGTTCATGCAACTTGAAAGAGAATTTTGCAAAACtggtgtatggccggctccaccacctgggttccccgaaggatgccgtcgttgcaaACTGGGCATCTTCAATGGTAAACCGGTGAAGCCtggaacattatgcaagtattgcaaggctcacccacaagccaaagaatttaaaaaaaaataatttcttatgttatggtttgtggtgagttttatttaatgtttgttttttttttttatgaacttttattttctgttttttttttatgtttttttatgttatttttaatgaactttattttctgtcaatgttatgtttatgtttatgttttatcCACGGTATTTTTCCATtgcatcgatattttgtcgacatcatTGTCGACAAAATATCAACAACttcttaaaaaaacaaaaatgcttgttgtcgacattctgtcgacaaacatgttgacaaaatgtcgacaaatAGTTAATCCCAAAGTTGGTTGcatgatgtcgacaacatgtcgacatcatgtcgacatcatgtcgacataacgtcgataatggtcgtcactgacctttcctttgtaatcatcgacaaaccatcgacatatcatcgacatatcatcgataacactggaaaacccagaaatcgactgaaaaccagatctgccagatctcaacaatttcagaccaaaaaacagcagttccaacaataaacacacgtataacaattttaaactacataaagtcaaacaaaatgcttaaaatgcaacttacccattataatggtgtaagattcttgagtgatgttgtattgtgcttcggttttccaccaacacccaccgaGAAAACAACCATGCAACAGCAAATAAAGAGAGTGGGACGGATAGAGGgaaattttttcataaatttttcaattttttcctagagagagagagtggtgcacgagagagagggaagagggaagagagagagagaaatacactttcagattttagctttttttttttttttttttaaaaaaaaaaaaaggtaaaatgggaagttcatgtaattaatggactaaatttgtacaaattataaaggggtataaattttgatataggttgtattattagggtcaaaaattgaaatttcccaAAGCAAATTAGGTATTGTTTtctaaaaattagttatatttttttaataaataatagtaaactacaaaatattatatttttaaaagataaatttaagatttttttgttAAGGATTATTTGGACCTACAAAgtgtaatattataaaatttaatggcAAGTCACACATATTCAAGTTAGAAATTTTTGCTTGTGCTATGTAATTATttaaaggaataattacataaggcaccattttttataaaatatttatatttttacgttcaaaaaatatttttttatatttttacgattttccaaaaaataacacgaaaacaacataaaatcaacaagaaaacaacataaaagtaacatgaaaataacattaaaaaaataacaaaaaataacatacatataacaaaaaattaacaacaaatgaacaaaatttcaacataaaagaccgtattttatgtaaataaaataaaaaatcgtaaaaatgtttaaaattccgtgaaaccgtatttttgttgtttttttttgttgtttttgtgcatttgtgaaattaatccttatttaaaaatgaataaatttcaattttaaaaaattatatattctaCCAAGATATTTAAGTCCTTTTGGAACAAACTATTCAAGACGAAATAgagtattttttctttttcctttaagagcaagtttaaataattttttttttttttaaaataagcgtattcatttatttgattaaacaaaattagACCTCGCGGTCATTACATAAAAGGTCCTTCGGAATGGACGAGGCCGGAATAGAACCATACAACTTGTGAGTAAAAGGCCAGTTAGCCACATTATGGACAGCAAAATTATAATTTCTACTAACATACAAGAAATTACAGCAAATAAAAGTGGGAGATGACTTAAAACAAAAGGAGACAT from Cannabis sativa cultivar Pink pepper isolate KNU-18-1 chromosome 4, ASM2916894v1, whole genome shotgun sequence carries:
- the LOC133037151 gene encoding uncharacterized protein LOC133037151, giving the protein MHSLQKDMLKQKANYEKKLSSDVQHECKYTAYGFAHAVQYWAYEAILEVGKRYGTNHGIRFPRMLSWTSKGDIGKKDVSALFSRRNLEVVKGLLPRTEEEAFVRTISYDGVENLVDDVVDDTEAEAGSQPSGSNLSPVHHLHQAFGVPSIRDQPCRAEGWSERNYGAAQTHIGHVESSANDAFKTGGPSRSIYPTTTASPPEEDEVFPDDYDPYEGAPPTPIEAQPLIHVHDTESQGEILSMQAQPASG
- the LOC133037152 gene encoding uncharacterized protein LOC133037152, yielding MKRRHRPSSTFDPLEPPDEKLLTTFRKWCVGLIPNHRLRDLRSGDYGPGFFWIMLTPKEWLTDDHIDAAMHMLRRRRTDYPLTFPQKGIILSTFVTAMISSAWTSHKGPRKNFKWEEYILDYCTGFHKSQVFERWRGNEFIYFVLHLPTARHWVTVEVDIELWKINVYDCDSSVCHWTAMEPIMKVWA